The following proteins are encoded in a genomic region of Dasypus novemcinctus isolate mDasNov1 chromosome 3, mDasNov1.1.hap2, whole genome shotgun sequence:
- the LINS1 gene encoding protein Lines homolog 1 isoform X1, whose translation MKTFCDVLEQLYKKVLLGTSLEKDSHDYIFYLNPTFSDQDFCTATSLEWSNTHGVQGENQTCPAYLANISITPECLKQRFQISSAQEITLLQLTVIKVMMTRILSSKTEFHAKEKYSDIIKILLKSSEVDSKLISMFQNSDKLVSHMAAKCLALLLYFQLREKITLSNSWIAFCQKNLSEYPESDKIACCLCTLTVVIKEILKDTCSQKPEILKQFLAPFDTTFEVFYNSLFSQHFENCRDTSKIINSLMSFLELLELLIATRIYLKLHFTCQRILFLRPSCVLDIITWPTQAFVKKKFIVFVKKCLLCKVGEDLFPGSVPALMLPDNHLEVDMLALANAILHAVNLGMLRTLSIHGKPSYFGGNEVQPGCGSISGPDQAILRAVSLVLIKSLEIKFQNCTSANEMKVDLQRFMSELFTFLKPHLQPSLQLHDPCEWLSRIFIEQDDDMLEAAKASLGIYLKFSRECCKATENLTQEKVRWNHHTHENGYNPHCIFLFFLKNIGFDFTVLLDFLISSETCFLEYFVRYLKLLQKDWDHFFTVCKYFDATESEDSFNICGCMPSLVQDRSTNQTEPHYFTALDVHINARVSSASDASFEPVNQVVTSKETHNVPQPDSLTCPQTSQRLVDYENSDDSEVESTDEHLANSKQTSLHQEAIKTIGYTAGSRRDKKEFRLKPESRLLFPEDLNIYFSNDCEVAPNNIASEMAISYRTVKCFEELQRAVNRLQKKSLFPYNPTALLKLLAHIEVIYKNGSLL comes from the exons ATGAAAACTTTCTGTGACGTTTTAGAGCAGTTATACAAAAAAGTACTACTTGGAACCTCTCTTGAAAAAGACAGCCACGATTATATCTTCTATCTCAACCCCACATTTTCAGATCAAGATTTCTGTACAGCCACCTCCCTGGAATGGTCAAACACCCATGGTGTCCAGGGCGAAAACCAGACATGCCCTGCCTATTTGGCTAACATTTCTATCACACCAGAGTGTTTGAAGCAACGCTTTCAGATAAGCAGTGCCCAAGAAATAACTCTGCTTCAGTTGACAGTGATCAAAGTGATGATGACCAGAATATTGTCTAGCAAAACTGAGTTCCATGCAAAGGAGAAATACAGTGATAtcattaaaattcttttaaaatcatcTGAAGTGGATTCTAAATTA ATCTCTATGTTCCAGAATTCAGATAAATTGGTATCTCACATGGCTGCAAAGTGCCTCGCATTGCTTCTGTATTTCCAACTGAGGGAGAAG ATAACATTAAGTAATTCCTGGATTGCTTTTTGTCAGAAAAATCTTTCTGAGTACCCTGAAAGTGATAAGATAGCTTGCTGTCTCTGCACTCTTACAGTTGTAATAAAAGAAATCCTTAAAGATACATGTTCGCAAAAACCAG AAATTCTAAAGCAGTTCCTGGCTCCTTTTGACACTACTTTTGAAGTATTTTACAACTCcttattttctcagcattttgaAAACTGCCGTGATACTTCTAAAATAATAAACAGCTTGATGAGTTTCCTGGAATTGCTTGAACTTCTTATAGCCACCAGAATCTACCTAAAGTTACATTTCACTTGCCAGaggattttatttttgagacCTTCTTGTGTGCTAGACATTATTACCTGGCCCACTCAGGCTTTCGTCAAAAAGAAGTTCATCGTATTTGTTAAAAAGTGCCTTCTCTGTAAAGTGGGTGAAGACCTCTTTCCTGGATCTGTCCCTGCCTTAATGCTACCAGATAATCATTTAGAAGTGGATATGTTGGCTTTAGCTAATGCCATTTTACATGCTGTGAATTTGGGGATGTTGAGGACATTATCTATTCATGGAAAACCTTCCTACTTTGGAGGCAATGAAGTTCAGCCTGGATGTGGAAGTATCTCTGGTCCAGATCAAGCAATCCTTAGAGCAGTGAGCTTAGTTTTAATTAAATCCTTAGAAATCAAGTTTCAAAATTGTACTTCAGCAAATGAAATGAAAG TTGACTTGCAGAGATTCATGTCTGAGTTATTTACCTTCTTAAAGCCTCATCTTCAGCCCTCTCTGCAATTACATGATCCCTGTGAGTGGCTCTCCAGGATCTTCATAGAACAAGATGATGACATGCTGGAGGCTGCCAAGGCATCCCTGGGCATCTACCTCAAGTTCAGCAG agaatGTTGTAAAGCTACTGAAAACTTGACCCAAGAAAAAGTAAGGTGGAACCATCACACACACGAAAATGGCTATAATCCTCACtgtattttcttattcttcttaaaaaatataggatttGATTTTACCGTTCTTCTTGACTTTTTAATTTCCTCAGAAACTTGTTTTCTTGAATATTTTGTTAGATATTtaaaattactccaaaaagactGGGATCATTTTTTCACCGTTTGCAAGTACTTTGATGCAACTGAATCTGAAGATAGCTTCAATATTTGTGGTTGTATGCCCTCACTTGTCCAAGATAGGAGCACCAACCAAACAGAACCACATTATTTCACTGCTCTTGATGTTCACATAAACGCTAGGGTCTCCTCGGCTTCTGATGCTTCTTTTGAACCAGTGAACCAGGTTGTGACTTCCAAGGAGACCCATAATGTGCCCCAGCCTGATAGTCTGACTTGCCCCCAAACTTCTCAAAGACTGGTGGATTATGAAAACTCTGATGATTCTGAAGTGGAATCCACAGATGAGCATTTAGCAAATAGTAAACAGACATCTTTACACCAAGAAGCAATTAAGACGATTGGGTACACAGCTGGGTCAAGAAGGGATAAAAAAGAATTTAGACTAAAGCCTGAGTCAAGGCTTCTGTTTCCAGAGGATTTGAATATCTACTTCTCCAATGACTGTGAAGTAGCCCCAAATAACATTGCTTCTGAAATGGCAATATCCTACAGAACAGTTAAATGCTTTGAAGAACTACAAAGAGCTGTTAACCGTTTGCAGAAGAAAAGtcttttcccatataacccaacaGCACTTTTGAAGTTGTTGGCACATATTGAAGTGATATATAAGAATGGGAGCCTGTTGTAA
- the LINS1 gene encoding protein Lines homolog 1 isoform X2, with translation MEDQDFCTATSLEWSNTHGVQGENQTCPAYLANISITPECLKQRFQISSAQEITLLQLTVIKVMMTRILSSKTEFHAKEKYSDIIKILLKSSEVDSKLISMFQNSDKLVSHMAAKCLALLLYFQLREKITLSNSWIAFCQKNLSEYPESDKIACCLCTLTVVIKEILKDTCSQKPEILKQFLAPFDTTFEVFYNSLFSQHFENCRDTSKIINSLMSFLELLELLIATRIYLKLHFTCQRILFLRPSCVLDIITWPTQAFVKKKFIVFVKKCLLCKVGEDLFPGSVPALMLPDNHLEVDMLALANAILHAVNLGMLRTLSIHGKPSYFGGNEVQPGCGSISGPDQAILRAVSLVLIKSLEIKFQNCTSANEMKVDLQRFMSELFTFLKPHLQPSLQLHDPCEWLSRIFIEQDDDMLEAAKASLGIYLKFSRECCKATENLTQEKVRWNHHTHENGYNPHCIFLFFLKNIGFDFTVLLDFLISSETCFLEYFVRYLKLLQKDWDHFFTVCKYFDATESEDSFNICGCMPSLVQDRSTNQTEPHYFTALDVHINARVSSASDASFEPVNQVVTSKETHNVPQPDSLTCPQTSQRLVDYENSDDSEVESTDEHLANSKQTSLHQEAIKTIGYTAGSRRDKKEFRLKPESRLLFPEDLNIYFSNDCEVAPNNIASEMAISYRTVKCFEELQRAVNRLQKKSLFPYNPTALLKLLAHIEVIYKNGSLL, from the exons ATCAAGATTTCTGTACAGCCACCTCCCTGGAATGGTCAAACACCCATGGTGTCCAGGGCGAAAACCAGACATGCCCTGCCTATTTGGCTAACATTTCTATCACACCAGAGTGTTTGAAGCAACGCTTTCAGATAAGCAGTGCCCAAGAAATAACTCTGCTTCAGTTGACAGTGATCAAAGTGATGATGACCAGAATATTGTCTAGCAAAACTGAGTTCCATGCAAAGGAGAAATACAGTGATAtcattaaaattcttttaaaatcatcTGAAGTGGATTCTAAATTA ATCTCTATGTTCCAGAATTCAGATAAATTGGTATCTCACATGGCTGCAAAGTGCCTCGCATTGCTTCTGTATTTCCAACTGAGGGAGAAG ATAACATTAAGTAATTCCTGGATTGCTTTTTGTCAGAAAAATCTTTCTGAGTACCCTGAAAGTGATAAGATAGCTTGCTGTCTCTGCACTCTTACAGTTGTAATAAAAGAAATCCTTAAAGATACATGTTCGCAAAAACCAG AAATTCTAAAGCAGTTCCTGGCTCCTTTTGACACTACTTTTGAAGTATTTTACAACTCcttattttctcagcattttgaAAACTGCCGTGATACTTCTAAAATAATAAACAGCTTGATGAGTTTCCTGGAATTGCTTGAACTTCTTATAGCCACCAGAATCTACCTAAAGTTACATTTCACTTGCCAGaggattttatttttgagacCTTCTTGTGTGCTAGACATTATTACCTGGCCCACTCAGGCTTTCGTCAAAAAGAAGTTCATCGTATTTGTTAAAAAGTGCCTTCTCTGTAAAGTGGGTGAAGACCTCTTTCCTGGATCTGTCCCTGCCTTAATGCTACCAGATAATCATTTAGAAGTGGATATGTTGGCTTTAGCTAATGCCATTTTACATGCTGTGAATTTGGGGATGTTGAGGACATTATCTATTCATGGAAAACCTTCCTACTTTGGAGGCAATGAAGTTCAGCCTGGATGTGGAAGTATCTCTGGTCCAGATCAAGCAATCCTTAGAGCAGTGAGCTTAGTTTTAATTAAATCCTTAGAAATCAAGTTTCAAAATTGTACTTCAGCAAATGAAATGAAAG TTGACTTGCAGAGATTCATGTCTGAGTTATTTACCTTCTTAAAGCCTCATCTTCAGCCCTCTCTGCAATTACATGATCCCTGTGAGTGGCTCTCCAGGATCTTCATAGAACAAGATGATGACATGCTGGAGGCTGCCAAGGCATCCCTGGGCATCTACCTCAAGTTCAGCAG agaatGTTGTAAAGCTACTGAAAACTTGACCCAAGAAAAAGTAAGGTGGAACCATCACACACACGAAAATGGCTATAATCCTCACtgtattttcttattcttcttaaaaaatataggatttGATTTTACCGTTCTTCTTGACTTTTTAATTTCCTCAGAAACTTGTTTTCTTGAATATTTTGTTAGATATTtaaaattactccaaaaagactGGGATCATTTTTTCACCGTTTGCAAGTACTTTGATGCAACTGAATCTGAAGATAGCTTCAATATTTGTGGTTGTATGCCCTCACTTGTCCAAGATAGGAGCACCAACCAAACAGAACCACATTATTTCACTGCTCTTGATGTTCACATAAACGCTAGGGTCTCCTCGGCTTCTGATGCTTCTTTTGAACCAGTGAACCAGGTTGTGACTTCCAAGGAGACCCATAATGTGCCCCAGCCTGATAGTCTGACTTGCCCCCAAACTTCTCAAAGACTGGTGGATTATGAAAACTCTGATGATTCTGAAGTGGAATCCACAGATGAGCATTTAGCAAATAGTAAACAGACATCTTTACACCAAGAAGCAATTAAGACGATTGGGTACACAGCTGGGTCAAGAAGGGATAAAAAAGAATTTAGACTAAAGCCTGAGTCAAGGCTTCTGTTTCCAGAGGATTTGAATATCTACTTCTCCAATGACTGTGAAGTAGCCCCAAATAACATTGCTTCTGAAATGGCAATATCCTACAGAACAGTTAAATGCTTTGAAGAACTACAAAGAGCTGTTAACCGTTTGCAGAAGAAAAGtcttttcccatataacccaacaGCACTTTTGAAGTTGTTGGCACATATTGAAGTGATATATAAGAATGGGAGCCTGTTGTAA
- the LINS1 gene encoding protein Lines homolog 1 isoform X3 produces the protein MAVQRASGLGPPDPWKLTVIKVMMTRILSSKTEFHAKEKYSDIIKILLKSSEVDSKLISMFQNSDKLVSHMAAKCLALLLYFQLREKITLSNSWIAFCQKNLSEYPESDKIACCLCTLTVVIKEILKDTCSQKPEILKQFLAPFDTTFEVFYNSLFSQHFENCRDTSKIINSLMSFLELLELLIATRIYLKLHFTCQRILFLRPSCVLDIITWPTQAFVKKKFIVFVKKCLLCKVGEDLFPGSVPALMLPDNHLEVDMLALANAILHAVNLGMLRTLSIHGKPSYFGGNEVQPGCGSISGPDQAILRAVSLVLIKSLEIKFQNCTSANEMKVDLQRFMSELFTFLKPHLQPSLQLHDPCEWLSRIFIEQDDDMLEAAKASLGIYLKFSRECCKATENLTQEKVRWNHHTHENGYNPHCIFLFFLKNIGFDFTVLLDFLISSETCFLEYFVRYLKLLQKDWDHFFTVCKYFDATESEDSFNICGCMPSLVQDRSTNQTEPHYFTALDVHINARVSSASDASFEPVNQVVTSKETHNVPQPDSLTCPQTSQRLVDYENSDDSEVESTDEHLANSKQTSLHQEAIKTIGYTAGSRRDKKEFRLKPESRLLFPEDLNIYFSNDCEVAPNNIASEMAISYRTVKCFEELQRAVNRLQKKSLFPYNPTALLKLLAHIEVIYKNGSLL, from the exons TTGACAGTGATCAAAGTGATGATGACCAGAATATTGTCTAGCAAAACTGAGTTCCATGCAAAGGAGAAATACAGTGATAtcattaaaattcttttaaaatcatcTGAAGTGGATTCTAAATTA ATCTCTATGTTCCAGAATTCAGATAAATTGGTATCTCACATGGCTGCAAAGTGCCTCGCATTGCTTCTGTATTTCCAACTGAGGGAGAAG ATAACATTAAGTAATTCCTGGATTGCTTTTTGTCAGAAAAATCTTTCTGAGTACCCTGAAAGTGATAAGATAGCTTGCTGTCTCTGCACTCTTACAGTTGTAATAAAAGAAATCCTTAAAGATACATGTTCGCAAAAACCAG AAATTCTAAAGCAGTTCCTGGCTCCTTTTGACACTACTTTTGAAGTATTTTACAACTCcttattttctcagcattttgaAAACTGCCGTGATACTTCTAAAATAATAAACAGCTTGATGAGTTTCCTGGAATTGCTTGAACTTCTTATAGCCACCAGAATCTACCTAAAGTTACATTTCACTTGCCAGaggattttatttttgagacCTTCTTGTGTGCTAGACATTATTACCTGGCCCACTCAGGCTTTCGTCAAAAAGAAGTTCATCGTATTTGTTAAAAAGTGCCTTCTCTGTAAAGTGGGTGAAGACCTCTTTCCTGGATCTGTCCCTGCCTTAATGCTACCAGATAATCATTTAGAAGTGGATATGTTGGCTTTAGCTAATGCCATTTTACATGCTGTGAATTTGGGGATGTTGAGGACATTATCTATTCATGGAAAACCTTCCTACTTTGGAGGCAATGAAGTTCAGCCTGGATGTGGAAGTATCTCTGGTCCAGATCAAGCAATCCTTAGAGCAGTGAGCTTAGTTTTAATTAAATCCTTAGAAATCAAGTTTCAAAATTGTACTTCAGCAAATGAAATGAAAG TTGACTTGCAGAGATTCATGTCTGAGTTATTTACCTTCTTAAAGCCTCATCTTCAGCCCTCTCTGCAATTACATGATCCCTGTGAGTGGCTCTCCAGGATCTTCATAGAACAAGATGATGACATGCTGGAGGCTGCCAAGGCATCCCTGGGCATCTACCTCAAGTTCAGCAG agaatGTTGTAAAGCTACTGAAAACTTGACCCAAGAAAAAGTAAGGTGGAACCATCACACACACGAAAATGGCTATAATCCTCACtgtattttcttattcttcttaaaaaatataggatttGATTTTACCGTTCTTCTTGACTTTTTAATTTCCTCAGAAACTTGTTTTCTTGAATATTTTGTTAGATATTtaaaattactccaaaaagactGGGATCATTTTTTCACCGTTTGCAAGTACTTTGATGCAACTGAATCTGAAGATAGCTTCAATATTTGTGGTTGTATGCCCTCACTTGTCCAAGATAGGAGCACCAACCAAACAGAACCACATTATTTCACTGCTCTTGATGTTCACATAAACGCTAGGGTCTCCTCGGCTTCTGATGCTTCTTTTGAACCAGTGAACCAGGTTGTGACTTCCAAGGAGACCCATAATGTGCCCCAGCCTGATAGTCTGACTTGCCCCCAAACTTCTCAAAGACTGGTGGATTATGAAAACTCTGATGATTCTGAAGTGGAATCCACAGATGAGCATTTAGCAAATAGTAAACAGACATCTTTACACCAAGAAGCAATTAAGACGATTGGGTACACAGCTGGGTCAAGAAGGGATAAAAAAGAATTTAGACTAAAGCCTGAGTCAAGGCTTCTGTTTCCAGAGGATTTGAATATCTACTTCTCCAATGACTGTGAAGTAGCCCCAAATAACATTGCTTCTGAAATGGCAATATCCTACAGAACAGTTAAATGCTTTGAAGAACTACAAAGAGCTGTTAACCGTTTGCAGAAGAAAAGtcttttcccatataacccaacaGCACTTTTGAAGTTGTTGGCACATATTGAAGTGATATATAAGAATGGGAGCCTGTTGTAA
- the LINS1 gene encoding protein Lines homolog 1 isoform X4, translated as MMTRILSSKTEFHAKEKYSDIIKILLKSSEVDSKLISMFQNSDKLVSHMAAKCLALLLYFQLREKITLSNSWIAFCQKNLSEYPESDKIACCLCTLTVVIKEILKDTCSQKPEILKQFLAPFDTTFEVFYNSLFSQHFENCRDTSKIINSLMSFLELLELLIATRIYLKLHFTCQRILFLRPSCVLDIITWPTQAFVKKKFIVFVKKCLLCKVGEDLFPGSVPALMLPDNHLEVDMLALANAILHAVNLGMLRTLSIHGKPSYFGGNEVQPGCGSISGPDQAILRAVSLVLIKSLEIKFQNCTSANEMKVDLQRFMSELFTFLKPHLQPSLQLHDPCEWLSRIFIEQDDDMLEAAKASLGIYLKFSRECCKATENLTQEKVRWNHHTHENGYNPHCIFLFFLKNIGFDFTVLLDFLISSETCFLEYFVRYLKLLQKDWDHFFTVCKYFDATESEDSFNICGCMPSLVQDRSTNQTEPHYFTALDVHINARVSSASDASFEPVNQVVTSKETHNVPQPDSLTCPQTSQRLVDYENSDDSEVESTDEHLANSKQTSLHQEAIKTIGYTAGSRRDKKEFRLKPESRLLFPEDLNIYFSNDCEVAPNNIASEMAISYRTVKCFEELQRAVNRLQKKSLFPYNPTALLKLLAHIEVIYKNGSLL; from the exons ATGATGACCAGAATATTGTCTAGCAAAACTGAGTTCCATGCAAAGGAGAAATACAGTGATAtcattaaaattcttttaaaatcatcTGAAGTGGATTCTAAATTA ATCTCTATGTTCCAGAATTCAGATAAATTGGTATCTCACATGGCTGCAAAGTGCCTCGCATTGCTTCTGTATTTCCAACTGAGGGAGAAG ATAACATTAAGTAATTCCTGGATTGCTTTTTGTCAGAAAAATCTTTCTGAGTACCCTGAAAGTGATAAGATAGCTTGCTGTCTCTGCACTCTTACAGTTGTAATAAAAGAAATCCTTAAAGATACATGTTCGCAAAAACCAG AAATTCTAAAGCAGTTCCTGGCTCCTTTTGACACTACTTTTGAAGTATTTTACAACTCcttattttctcagcattttgaAAACTGCCGTGATACTTCTAAAATAATAAACAGCTTGATGAGTTTCCTGGAATTGCTTGAACTTCTTATAGCCACCAGAATCTACCTAAAGTTACATTTCACTTGCCAGaggattttatttttgagacCTTCTTGTGTGCTAGACATTATTACCTGGCCCACTCAGGCTTTCGTCAAAAAGAAGTTCATCGTATTTGTTAAAAAGTGCCTTCTCTGTAAAGTGGGTGAAGACCTCTTTCCTGGATCTGTCCCTGCCTTAATGCTACCAGATAATCATTTAGAAGTGGATATGTTGGCTTTAGCTAATGCCATTTTACATGCTGTGAATTTGGGGATGTTGAGGACATTATCTATTCATGGAAAACCTTCCTACTTTGGAGGCAATGAAGTTCAGCCTGGATGTGGAAGTATCTCTGGTCCAGATCAAGCAATCCTTAGAGCAGTGAGCTTAGTTTTAATTAAATCCTTAGAAATCAAGTTTCAAAATTGTACTTCAGCAAATGAAATGAAAG TTGACTTGCAGAGATTCATGTCTGAGTTATTTACCTTCTTAAAGCCTCATCTTCAGCCCTCTCTGCAATTACATGATCCCTGTGAGTGGCTCTCCAGGATCTTCATAGAACAAGATGATGACATGCTGGAGGCTGCCAAGGCATCCCTGGGCATCTACCTCAAGTTCAGCAG agaatGTTGTAAAGCTACTGAAAACTTGACCCAAGAAAAAGTAAGGTGGAACCATCACACACACGAAAATGGCTATAATCCTCACtgtattttcttattcttcttaaaaaatataggatttGATTTTACCGTTCTTCTTGACTTTTTAATTTCCTCAGAAACTTGTTTTCTTGAATATTTTGTTAGATATTtaaaattactccaaaaagactGGGATCATTTTTTCACCGTTTGCAAGTACTTTGATGCAACTGAATCTGAAGATAGCTTCAATATTTGTGGTTGTATGCCCTCACTTGTCCAAGATAGGAGCACCAACCAAACAGAACCACATTATTTCACTGCTCTTGATGTTCACATAAACGCTAGGGTCTCCTCGGCTTCTGATGCTTCTTTTGAACCAGTGAACCAGGTTGTGACTTCCAAGGAGACCCATAATGTGCCCCAGCCTGATAGTCTGACTTGCCCCCAAACTTCTCAAAGACTGGTGGATTATGAAAACTCTGATGATTCTGAAGTGGAATCCACAGATGAGCATTTAGCAAATAGTAAACAGACATCTTTACACCAAGAAGCAATTAAGACGATTGGGTACACAGCTGGGTCAAGAAGGGATAAAAAAGAATTTAGACTAAAGCCTGAGTCAAGGCTTCTGTTTCCAGAGGATTTGAATATCTACTTCTCCAATGACTGTGAAGTAGCCCCAAATAACATTGCTTCTGAAATGGCAATATCCTACAGAACAGTTAAATGCTTTGAAGAACTACAAAGAGCTGTTAACCGTTTGCAGAAGAAAAGtcttttcccatataacccaacaGCACTTTTGAAGTTGTTGGCACATATTGAAGTGATATATAAGAATGGGAGCCTGTTGTAA
- the LINS1 gene encoding protein Lines homolog 1 isoform X5, producing the protein MFQNSDKLVSHMAAKCLALLLYFQLREKITLSNSWIAFCQKNLSEYPESDKIACCLCTLTVVIKEILKDTCSQKPEILKQFLAPFDTTFEVFYNSLFSQHFENCRDTSKIINSLMSFLELLELLIATRIYLKLHFTCQRILFLRPSCVLDIITWPTQAFVKKKFIVFVKKCLLCKVGEDLFPGSVPALMLPDNHLEVDMLALANAILHAVNLGMLRTLSIHGKPSYFGGNEVQPGCGSISGPDQAILRAVSLVLIKSLEIKFQNCTSANEMKVDLQRFMSELFTFLKPHLQPSLQLHDPCEWLSRIFIEQDDDMLEAAKASLGIYLKFSRECCKATENLTQEKVRWNHHTHENGYNPHCIFLFFLKNIGFDFTVLLDFLISSETCFLEYFVRYLKLLQKDWDHFFTVCKYFDATESEDSFNICGCMPSLVQDRSTNQTEPHYFTALDVHINARVSSASDASFEPVNQVVTSKETHNVPQPDSLTCPQTSQRLVDYENSDDSEVESTDEHLANSKQTSLHQEAIKTIGYTAGSRRDKKEFRLKPESRLLFPEDLNIYFSNDCEVAPNNIASEMAISYRTVKCFEELQRAVNRLQKKSLFPYNPTALLKLLAHIEVIYKNGSLL; encoded by the exons ATGTTCCAGAATTCAGATAAATTGGTATCTCACATGGCTGCAAAGTGCCTCGCATTGCTTCTGTATTTCCAACTGAGGGAGAAG ATAACATTAAGTAATTCCTGGATTGCTTTTTGTCAGAAAAATCTTTCTGAGTACCCTGAAAGTGATAAGATAGCTTGCTGTCTCTGCACTCTTACAGTTGTAATAAAAGAAATCCTTAAAGATACATGTTCGCAAAAACCAG AAATTCTAAAGCAGTTCCTGGCTCCTTTTGACACTACTTTTGAAGTATTTTACAACTCcttattttctcagcattttgaAAACTGCCGTGATACTTCTAAAATAATAAACAGCTTGATGAGTTTCCTGGAATTGCTTGAACTTCTTATAGCCACCAGAATCTACCTAAAGTTACATTTCACTTGCCAGaggattttatttttgagacCTTCTTGTGTGCTAGACATTATTACCTGGCCCACTCAGGCTTTCGTCAAAAAGAAGTTCATCGTATTTGTTAAAAAGTGCCTTCTCTGTAAAGTGGGTGAAGACCTCTTTCCTGGATCTGTCCCTGCCTTAATGCTACCAGATAATCATTTAGAAGTGGATATGTTGGCTTTAGCTAATGCCATTTTACATGCTGTGAATTTGGGGATGTTGAGGACATTATCTATTCATGGAAAACCTTCCTACTTTGGAGGCAATGAAGTTCAGCCTGGATGTGGAAGTATCTCTGGTCCAGATCAAGCAATCCTTAGAGCAGTGAGCTTAGTTTTAATTAAATCCTTAGAAATCAAGTTTCAAAATTGTACTTCAGCAAATGAAATGAAAG TTGACTTGCAGAGATTCATGTCTGAGTTATTTACCTTCTTAAAGCCTCATCTTCAGCCCTCTCTGCAATTACATGATCCCTGTGAGTGGCTCTCCAGGATCTTCATAGAACAAGATGATGACATGCTGGAGGCTGCCAAGGCATCCCTGGGCATCTACCTCAAGTTCAGCAG agaatGTTGTAAAGCTACTGAAAACTTGACCCAAGAAAAAGTAAGGTGGAACCATCACACACACGAAAATGGCTATAATCCTCACtgtattttcttattcttcttaaaaaatataggatttGATTTTACCGTTCTTCTTGACTTTTTAATTTCCTCAGAAACTTGTTTTCTTGAATATTTTGTTAGATATTtaaaattactccaaaaagactGGGATCATTTTTTCACCGTTTGCAAGTACTTTGATGCAACTGAATCTGAAGATAGCTTCAATATTTGTGGTTGTATGCCCTCACTTGTCCAAGATAGGAGCACCAACCAAACAGAACCACATTATTTCACTGCTCTTGATGTTCACATAAACGCTAGGGTCTCCTCGGCTTCTGATGCTTCTTTTGAACCAGTGAACCAGGTTGTGACTTCCAAGGAGACCCATAATGTGCCCCAGCCTGATAGTCTGACTTGCCCCCAAACTTCTCAAAGACTGGTGGATTATGAAAACTCTGATGATTCTGAAGTGGAATCCACAGATGAGCATTTAGCAAATAGTAAACAGACATCTTTACACCAAGAAGCAATTAAGACGATTGGGTACACAGCTGGGTCAAGAAGGGATAAAAAAGAATTTAGACTAAAGCCTGAGTCAAGGCTTCTGTTTCCAGAGGATTTGAATATCTACTTCTCCAATGACTGTGAAGTAGCCCCAAATAACATTGCTTCTGAAATGGCAATATCCTACAGAACAGTTAAATGCTTTGAAGAACTACAAAGAGCTGTTAACCGTTTGCAGAAGAAAAGtcttttcccatataacccaacaGCACTTTTGAAGTTGTTGGCACATATTGAAGTGATATATAAGAATGGGAGCCTGTTGTAA